In the Zingiber officinale cultivar Zhangliang chromosome 5A, Zo_v1.1, whole genome shotgun sequence genome, TCTTAGATAGATAGCTTgcctatttttttctttttaaaatttattgttaTCTAAATCAATAAAGTGACAAGCAGCATGTTCCCTATACCATCTCTCAATGAATTGGTAGCATTTGCAGTTAACTAATATAAACACAGTATCAAGATGATACCCTGTGAAGATATGTTTCAGAGTTCTTTGGGAAATCAAAATTGATGACAACATTAACAGCTTGAATGTCAATTCCCCTGGTAAAGAGATCTGCAAAGGCAGCCAAATATGTCACGACACATATGTCATTTGAAGAGCAAGATATTAAACATGGAAAATTAGTCCAACTTCTAATATTTATTAGCAATTTGGGAATATGCTCAATCTAGTTGTTCAGTCAAATATAACAGGTTTTCAGAAAACCATAGAACACGTGAAGTGTATTAATCTTAGCAATGCAGCATGAAAACAATATGATACCACTTCTTTATTTAGGATGAACAAACTAGTCTCACACGGAGAACAAAAGCCACTGAAGagggaaattttaataaattcaagAGAGCAAAACAAAGGGAACTAGGATCTTTTTAAAGGCCCAAACGTTGACATATTCAATTGCTGGATAAACAATTAgcaattctttaaaaaaacttatccTGCAAATATAAAATTTCCTCCTTTCTCTTGACTACTTCAAAATAAAccttaaaacttttttaaaaaaaacataaaatttaaaaccagctatttaaaaaatttcaaactagaattttgtAATTTTAAACTGCATCACCTGTCTTTCTTCTTCAACGTAATTGAACCATGAGTTCCTCAACCGGAATCATAAGATGAAGAGCACAAAAACGGATACAGCACTGAACTCAGGAAAAATAATAAACGGTACTAGCCAAATGCAATTAGAAGAAGAGGACTCTCCCTAATTTCCTTCCAATCCTATTCAAACTTCCTCTTTATCCACCAAGCCAGTGCTTGTCTAGATCTTGCTTGAAATAATGTTTGCATTCTATGAATCTCCACATGACATGTTTCGAGTATGACCCATGCAAAAAATCATAAAGCCAAGAATCTCATTGGTTGGGGATGGATTTGTCTACAATTAGCAGATAATTGCTGATATCATCATAACAACACACATGCTAGATTCCAATCAAAAAAGAAAAggcaaaataaaagaaatatcatACCTGTGCAAACAAGATTCCTGCATGCACCATTGCGGAAGTCATGGAAAACACGATTTCTGTGATCTTGCAACATTTTAGCATGAATATAGAAGCAAGAATAGCCCAACTCAGTGATTTTCTTTGCTAGTAGCTCCACTCGGTTAACAGAATTACAGAAAATAATAGATTGATTAATTTGAAGCTGTCAAAACAGGTAAACCAGTCATTCTCAGGCCCaagaaaaattttaaaccttTGAAATAGTCCAAATTTAGGACAAACCTTTGAGAAAAGGGTATTCAGGCAGTGCACCTTCTGCCTCTCTTCAACAAAAGCATAGTATTGTGTTATTCCCTTCAGTGTGAGTTCATCCATCAGATTGATAACATAGGGTTTTGGAAGGTATCTGTCTTTAAAATCCTTAACAGTTACAGGAAATGTTGCTGAAAACATTAAAATTTGCCTATTATCAGGAAGAAACTGAATAAGTTGTTCTATTGATGGCTGAAACTCTGGAGAAAGAAGCTTGTCAGCCTGTGAAATTAGAAATTTGGACTTGCAATCAGAAAAGAGGATGAACAGGCAGAAGTAAATATTTGCTTATAAGAAACAGATCAGAAAGATGTCTGAGAACTATAGAGTACTTGTTAAGGATAAGAGAATACATAACAATGTAATAGCCTCAGACTTGATCAAAACACCTCAATTAATCTAGTACAGCAAGATCAAACTTCATCATACATTACCTCATCTAATATAAGCATCGAACAGTCCTTCAAAACACAGATCCCTTTTCTTGCAAGATCAAGTATTCGACCAGGAGTTCCAACCAACAACTGGACGGGTTGATATAAACGCATAATGTCATCCTTCAGGCTAGTTCCCCCAGTAGTAACCATAATTTGAATCTTCAAATGTTTTCCAAGTTCCTTACAAACTTGCGATGTTTGAAGAGCTAATTCTCTTGTTGGAACTAATATAACAactgaaaaaaaacaaaagttcTCAATTATTGGATGGAAAAACATTCTAGCTACACAATTAATACCGATCTTATCACACATGAACAGCTTCATGGTAACATGAAATATCAAGGCGAGTCTAATGCATTTTACTTTCCTCATATACCAACAATACAGATCAAGTATAGTATGTAGATAAAGATTATCAGACTAACAAAGCATAGCAGAAATGAATCATTATGCACAACACACTAACCAAAATGAAGAACAGCACAAAAAATAAAAGACTTCAAAGTTATGATGCTAATGAGAATACAGGAAATATGAATTTGCAGCTAATAAAGAAAACAAGAATgaagaaataatgatttaaaCTACAGATGCTTACATCTGAGCCAAAATATAAACCAGTACACAGATACAACTACTGCTGTGGGgaaaaaatatgaagaaaaaagAACCTTGAATGGCATTAAGATCTTGGTCAATTTTTTCAAGAGCAGGAATACAAAATGCAGCCGTCTTTCCTGTCCCATTTTTAGCTCTAGCAAGAATGTCACTGCCAGTGAGTGCAATAGGAATGCTTTCTTCCTGAATTGGTGAAGGCCTTTCAAAACCCTTCTCATATATGCCCATAAGAAGTTCTCGCTTCAGAAAATAGTCTTCAAACTCATTCCCTTTAGTTGCAGTTACATCCTGGCAATTGTGCACCAACAATTATAATCAATATACATAATCATAGAAGCAAGAGTTGACAACGAAAAGATAACATCATGAATATTTGTATGGTTCATGGTCTAATTTATTTACAGGTGAGAACATCTAAACTAACCTAACAAACTTGATGGGAGTAATTTCTTTGACAATTATAGAACAGATGCTGAATATGAAGTGCTGGTAGAATAGAGGATGCCATACATTTTAATCTACATTTTTGTAATATGTTACATTTGGAGACTGTTGTACTAACATAAATATACATCTAGAAGTTACATGAGTTTTCTTGTGGATCCCTAGGAAAGACACTAGATCTGCAGTACACGCCCATTTAACTTTGGCAAAACATAATAGCATTTAATTGTATTTATTAGTAGACATAAACTACACAGCAACCAATTCCCAATTATTCTCTTATTAGAGCAAGAC is a window encoding:
- the LOC121980747 gene encoding DEAD-box ATP-dependent RNA helicase 8-like isoform X2, translated to MNPRGRFPTPGMGNGRGGSGSANPGFYPRNPQQQQYVQRSQVHGQPGPQFQHQYQQQQWSRRNPMGSDFGTRVPAQSIQYEAIDSSSQDWKAQLNIPAPDTRYKTEDVTATKGNEFEDYFLKRELLMGIYEKGFERPSPIQEESIPIALTGSDILARAKNGTGKTAAFCIPALEKIDQDLNAIQVVILVPTRELALQTSQVCKELGKHLKIQIMVTTGGTSLKDDIMRLYQPVQLLVGTPGRILDLARKGICVLKDCSMLILDEADKLLSPEFQPSIEQLIQFLPDNRQILMFSATFPVTVKDFKDRYLPKPYVINLMDELTLKGITQYYAFVEERQKVHCLNTLFSKLQINQSIIFCNSVNRVELLAKKITELGYSCFYIHAKMLQDHRNRVFHDFRNGACRNLVCTDKSIPNQ
- the LOC121980747 gene encoding DEAD-box ATP-dependent RNA helicase 8-like isoform X1; translation: MNPRGRFPTPGMGNGRGGSGSANPGFYPRNPQQQQYVQRSQVHGQPGPQFQHQYQQQQWSRRNPMGSDFGTRVPAQSIQYEAIDSSSQDWKAQLNIPAPDTRYKTEDVTATKGNEFEDYFLKRELLMGIYEKGFERPSPIQEESIPIALTGSDILARAKNGTGKTAAFCIPALEKIDQDLNAIQVVILVPTRELALQTSQVCKELGKHLKIQIMVTTGGTSLKDDIMRLYQPVQLLVGTPGRILDLARKGICVLKDCSMLILDEADKLLSPEFQPSIEQLIQFLPDNRQILMFSATFPVTVKDFKDRYLPKPYVINLMDELTLKGITQYYAFVEERQKVHCLNTLFSKLQINQSIIFCNSVNRVELLAKKITELGYSCFYIHAKMLQDHRNRVFHDFRNGACRNLVCTDLFTRGIDIQAVNVVINFDFPKNSETYLHRVGRSGRFGHLGLAVNLITYEDRFNLYRMEQELGTEIKQIPPQIDQAIYCR